The DNA sequence CCAAAAAAGTGGAACTATCCAGTAAGCGGCAGTTCTCTATGCAAACATTTGCCAGAGGTCAGCGGAATATAACCCGACCTCTGAATGTATAACACGTTAAAGCCTTGAAGCAGATCAAGTATACATGATACCTAAAGAAGTGCCTGTTAAGTGTAAATATACAACTATCGATCTGCTATACGTATGGGGTTTTATAAGGTTTGGCACCACCTGGAGGTATCAATATTGTTGACCAGGGTTTGGTTTGTAGGGTTTTAGTTActtattaccttaatgactgaGCCTCTGGACTTAAAACAGGGGTGTACGGGCCAAAGAAGAACCCATTCCTAATTAACATGGTGTTCTTATGACATTTATGTAAATCTCTGTATTTATTATGAAAACTATGACAACAATATGGTGCGAATATCCATAAAAATGTGGTGCAATCGGCGATCTAGATATTACTTTTGATGGAGGTATGTGCTCTTAAAGAACTTCCCAGTTAACGTACATTCTTACAAACCTTCACTGAAGCATTACAGACTTTTCTATTGTGTCACTGCTCAGGGTTGCAGtactaataaaaaatataatacaacAGTTAAGTGGCACTGCGCAAATCACTGCTGAGAAGTAAATCAAAGGTCTTCTGTGGTAAGCTGTGGTTTATGAGTAGAGTAGAGTCTTGCCCTAAAGTTCATAgtataaatcagtgtttttagcttgcaTGGACGTAGGATGTGCGGTCTACTGCTGCCATCTGCCCTGCACACCCAGTGGCAAATTTGGGGTTTTTCACTTTACAgttggtggaaacacagctcacGTGTTAGCACATCATACAACCAGACTTCAAAAAAACCCTCAACTATTCTCAACTATtcctttttattaattttctgTGAAAAGTCTGATTACTTTCAACACTAGTTAATACTGCCACAGCACTCCAACTGTCACAAATAAATCTGATTAACCACACAATCGGAGCAGGCTGTGTTCTCCATTAatcctttaaaaacatgcaacataCACCCAGGCAAACCTGATGCCAATGTTATATGCCAACCACTGCAATTACACCACAACAGAAACTCCGGTAAAACCAGCTCCGGACTACAATAAGCCAACAGTGCCACTGTGGGATTTTATTACACATAATGACTAAGGCTGTGAGACTGTGGCTACAGGTCAAAACTGGCCAAATCTTTCTTCTCTAACTAAAtaacttttaatttaatgtgcAGTATTTCTCTCATGACAGAGCAATATAGACTAAGCAGACTCACTGCACCCTCTTTCGTCGAGTATTATAAATTCAAGGCACAGGCACAGGATTCCCCGAGATGCAGACTAAAACAGACATTACATAGTTTGTCCCATGGAGCATTGCACTGCACTTAATTGTACCTTTGCTTTAATGATGtgaataatgttttttaatttgtatgttttttttctattggaCAGCATCAGATGGCTCACCCATTTTCCTCtctatttttttgaaaacataaataatgttcTATTGAAGACTACCTGAAACTAGAGATTGATGCCATTCATTCCTCAgctaaattatatatatatatatatatatatatatatatatatatatatatatatatatatatatatatatatattataaatctAAATTAGATTTTACCATAGTTTCCCCATAGACATCCATTCAAACAAAGTTCTTTTTGCACACACCTacgtcgccccctagtggctattcaatacaTTCTTACTTGACGATATGGACTggccactttgttaggtacacctgttcaaccaGATGAAAATGTCTCTAAATCCGTCCCTGGAATGGACATTATGAGAACTCTGTGTTTGTTAAAGTGGGAGAAAATAGTGTGACAACAaatggaggaagagaaagagttATGACGTTTACCCATGAACAGGTTGAGCATGACTTCTTGTCCCGCAGCGCTGTCACTTTTGAACAGGCAGTAGGCGGTACCGACCAGCCAGGGAATGCCATGGCCCGATATCTCAATCAGCTTCATTAGCGGCCGCACACTTCCCCACGACGAGTCCTCGCAGGCGCACACTCCCAACCGCTTCGACAGCCACAGGTCGATGGCGAGCAGGGAGCTGAGCGCTACGCGAAAGAAGGACGGGTTGAGCCGTATACCGTCTTCCTCCTGCAGACCGCTCCCGGAGCCCGTGGACGAGTTGGATCCTCGGCGCCGTGTGGGGCTCTCAGAGGCTCGGAGCCGGGCTGTAGCTGGGTCGGAACCTTGTCGCTGGATTAGATGCGGCGGCGAGGACCGGTTCATCGGCTTCGTCAGCGACATGAACTCGTAGCGTCCGTTGTTAGAGCTACCGAGAACCGGGCTTCCTCCGCTCCGAGCCGGGCTTTTAGTTTTAGGAGAAGGCATTTTGTTAGAAACCGCCCGCGCTGTGCTGAGGTTTTTCGCCGCAGTGGTAATAATGTCTGCCGCAGCGGTGTGACGGTTGTTGCGCCTTCGGTTCGTTTGCTGTGTGTTACAGTCACAATAATGATAACAAGGATGAAAGTGAAAGGTTCCTGTGTGCGCGAGCTGACCCGGAAGTGATTAGCTGTCAGCcattttgtgagttttttttaaaaaaaatcctaacaATTACAGAACAAAATCACATTAGTGTGAAACTATTAGGCCAGAGCTTCCCAGACACACATGTTTAAGCACCCTAAAAGTTCCACAAGGCCAACCTAGATCatgtaaaacaacattaaaggtTCTGTGTATATTCACtttaaaagaaatcatcaaaagcCGTCTATccacaagggtctttctgcatggagctggcaagttctccccatgtgtgcatgggttttctcctggttctccagttccctcccac is a window from the Solea solea chromosome 9, fSolSol10.1, whole genome shotgun sequence genome containing:
- the plpp6 gene encoding polyisoprenoid diphosphate/phosphate phosphohydrolase PLPP6 produces the protein MPSPKTKSPARSGGSPVLGSSNNGRYEFMSLTKPMNRSSPPHLIQRQGSDPATARLRASESPTRRRGSNSSTGSGSGLQEEDGIRLNPSFFRVALSSLLAIDLWLSKRLGVCACEDSSWGSVRPLMKLIEISGHGIPWLVGTAYCLFKSDSAAGQEVMLNLFMGLLLDLILVGIVKAVVRRRRPAHNRMDMFATFSVDRYSFPSGHATRAAMCGRFLLAHLVLAAPLRVLVLLWAGLVGLSRVLLGRHNVTDVMFGFWMGYWQYNLVEMLWLSPQTLQGILGQLA